AACAAATAAACAGTCTTGAAATCTACTTCAGCAAGgtattccttttattttatgatgatttagAAAAGAACAATCGCATCCATCTTTAAATGCATTGACAAGCACGCACCACGAACACAATCACTTTTAGGCATCTTGATCTTCATCCACTTTTCATGAATTAAATTTTGTGCAGTCCGTTCTTATCTCTCCTTCATTCCCGGTTTTGACTCCCACCCTCCCAAGTTTCCTCATTGCTGTGATAAAGGCTCCATTAAAGTTGCCAGGGTTGCTAGCAAAATCTCTTACAGTTGGTTGAGATGCTGGATCACTGAAAAGCACCTCGTCTGAAGTGAACAAGCCCTTCCCAGAAACAAGATTCTGGTAATACACATTGTCGAAAGTTCGTGGGGTTTCAGGGTCCATGTTGATGGCAATGCTGGGGTCTACATTTTGAGGGCAGGCTTGCATCAACTGTTGTGCGTAGTTTGGGTCCAAACTAGGATCGACAACTGAAGATGAAGAGGAGTATAAGCGATTCGAAAAGCGATTGCAATGAGAGAAGCCTAGAGTATGAGCTCCTGAGAGTGCAATCATATCGAATTGCGTAAGGTTGTTTTTAGCAAAAATGGTGTTGAGTTGAACAAGGTTGAATTCTGGATCTGGTAAGTTCCCTGCTACCTTGGATGCTTGGGATACGAGGCCATCTCGACGTCCTAATTCTACTTCCCAAGAAGGGCCACCAGCCTATGATTTTATTCACACATAATCAGTATGGTTATGTATTGCGAGGGACTAGTTTTAGTTTTGCCAGGAAAATGGTTGAGCATTCCTTACCAGTACTACAACATCCCTTGCTGCAAGTGCTAAAATATCGGCACAAGAGACAATTCCTGGGCATTGTATTTCCACTGCCTGCTTTGCCTTGATTACGGTGTCGAATCCATCTCCTGCGAGGGAGAGATTGTCTTGAGCATCCTTTTCTGCATCTCCATTTGGTGATGCTATCATGACTGATGCATCACATCCCTGCAAAAGACAGCACTTTATATTAATGTGTCTGTTATTGACAACAAAACAGGTGATATCATGTGTTGTTAGACCTTCCCTGTTTCACCATGTCCAAGTCGATCAGCCTCCAATTATGACCATgactaaaaaaaaagtaattcagAGAAACAGGAAAACACCAACCATAACAAGTTTTGATCTTTTTCAGCTACTTTTCATCAGGGCTATAGGAATTAAGGATGGTTGCACTGTAAATATATCTATTAATGTGTGATACCCATATTATACTCCTGATCAGAACCTACCCAATActcaaaaaaatcaaagcaacatTCGTGTTCGAATATGTGCCAAACATGAATATTTTACGAAGAATAAAGAATCGAAGCAACAGAGCATTACAAGCATGCATGCAGGGGTGACATACAATTTTGCAGGTAAATCATAAATCCATTGAAACCAAAGACAAACTGCATCCAACATCTAAAGTAATCATGCTACTCTTCCAACGTACCTCGACAAAGCAATCATGGAAGAACAAGCGCAGCGTTGCAGGGATCGTAACAAATGTTTGGCTGAACTTGATGGACACTACTTGCTTCACTATCATTTCTAGATTCGGACATGTACCCCTATAGAAATTCTCAAATAATTGCCCCTCTCCTCTCTGAAAAACCATGAAAACCATTAACAACACCAACCCTCTCTTTAATACctccatttcttttttctttctctagAGCTTTTATTTCCCTGTCGGCCTATCCACAAGCCATAAGTGAAAGTGTGAAACTCAAATATATAGAAGAAACATATAACAGGACAGATTTAACAATAAACTATTAGGTTTGCCTTGGTAGCTAATGCTTGGTCTAAGATAATCTAATATACCTAAACATGCTTACCTCCTTTCTTGTTAGAATATCTA
The sequence above is drawn from the Gossypium hirsutum isolate 1008001.06 chromosome A05, Gossypium_hirsutum_v2.1, whole genome shotgun sequence genome and encodes:
- the LOC107957038 gene encoding peroxidase 55, which encodes MEVLKRGLVLLMVFMVFQRGEGQLFENFYRGTCPNLEMIVKQVVSIKFSQTFVTIPATLRLFFHDCFVEGCDASVMIASPNGDAEKDAQDNLSLAGDGFDTVIKAKQAVEIQCPGIVSCADILALAARDVVVLAGGPSWEVELGRRDGLVSQASKVAGNLPDPEFNLVQLNTIFAKNNLTQFDMIALSGAHTLGFSHCNRFSNRLYSSSSSVVDPSLDPNYAQQLMQACPQNVDPSIAINMDPETPRTFDNVYYQNLVSGKGLFTSDEVLFSDPASQPTVRDFASNPGNFNGAFITAMRKLGRVGVKTGNEGEIRTDCTKFNS